The following are from one region of the Mannheimia granulomatis genome:
- the ubiA gene encoding 4-hydroxybenzoate octaprenyltransferase, producing MNNETFFSKQKWIAYAQLMRFDKPIGTLLLLHPTLWALFVAANGMPPVSTLIIFILGVIIMRAAGCVINDYADREIDGHVKRTSQRPLATGRVSTTEAKIIFAVLLVMAFLLDLMLNRYAFLLSFVAVFLAVIYPFMKRFTHLPQVVLGMAFGWAIPMAFGAVSESLPLECWLLFWANLAWTVAYDTQYAMVDRDDDLRIGVKSTAILFAQYDNKIIALLQFTTLILLGLLGVIKNYHIGYFIVLALSATLFIYQCWLTKKRERSECFKAFLNNHYFGLGVFAAILVGIYF from the coding sequence ATGAATAACGAGACTTTTTTTTCTAAACAAAAATGGATTGCCTATGCTCAGCTTATGCGGTTTGACAAACCTATCGGCACACTATTATTACTGCATCCAACGCTTTGGGCATTATTTGTAGCGGCAAATGGAATGCCGCCGGTATCTACACTGATTATTTTCATTCTTGGTGTCATTATTATGCGAGCAGCTGGATGTGTGATTAATGATTATGCCGACCGAGAAATTGACGGGCATGTTAAACGCACTTCACAACGTCCATTGGCAACAGGGCGGGTTTCAACTACAGAGGCTAAAATCATTTTTGCGGTGTTGCTGGTAATGGCATTTTTGCTTGATTTAATGCTTAATCGCTATGCATTTTTGCTCTCTTTTGTAGCGGTGTTTTTAGCAGTTATCTATCCTTTTATGAAGCGCTTTACTCATTTACCACAAGTGGTGCTTGGTATGGCGTTTGGTTGGGCAATCCCAATGGCGTTTGGTGCGGTAAGTGAATCTCTACCACTTGAGTGTTGGTTATTATTTTGGGCAAATTTAGCGTGGACAGTTGCTTATGACACCCAATATGCAATGGTCGATAGAGATGACGACTTGCGAATTGGGGTGAAATCCACCGCGATTTTATTTGCTCAATATGATAATAAAATCATTGCCTTATTGCAGTTTACTACTCTGATTTTATTGGGATTATTAGGCGTAATTAAAAATTACCATATCGGCTATTTTATTGTTTTGGCTTTAAGTGCCACACTCTTTATCTACCAATGTTGGCTGACGAAAAAACGAGAACGTAGTGAATGTTTTAAAGCATTCTTAAATAACCATTATTTTGGCTTAGGCGTTTTTGCTGCGATTTTAGTAGGGATTTATTTTTAG